GATGCGCACCAGCCGCTGGCGAGCTTCCGCTCGCGCACCCACGGCGCGGCTGCGGCCGTGGGCTACGGCAAGGCGTCGATGGTGTTCGTGATGCTGCGCGACCTGATCGGTGCCGAGGCCTTCGACGAGGGTATCCGCCTGTTCTGGGCGCAGAACCACTTCCGCATCGCCGGCTGGGCACAGTTGCAGGCGGCGTTCGAGCAGGCCTCGGATCGTGCGCTGGACGACTTCTTCCGCCAGTGGCTGACGGTGCCCGGCGGCGCGGCGGTGACGATCGAGCAGGCGCGATTCGTAGCGGCGGGCGGAGAGGGCAGGCTGCAACTCAGCGTGCGCCAGTCCGGGCCGACGCATGTGCTGAACCTACCCGTCCGCCTGGAGGCCGACGATGGCGTCGAAACGCGCTGGATCACTGCGTCCCGTGCGCAGGAGACGGTCGAGTTGCCGGTGGCGCGCGTGCCGCGGGCCGTCCGTCTCGATCCCGAACTGCGGGTCTGGCGGCGGCCGGAGGCGGCGCAGCTGCCGCCCATCCTCCGGCAGTGGATGCTCGCGCCGGCGCCGCGGCTGGTGGTCGCGAACGAGGGCGATGGGGCAGTGCGCGATGCGGCCCAGGGGCTGGCCGAGCGCCTGTTCGAGCGTCCTGCACGCTGGGCCGGGCGTGACGCGCTGAAGACGCCGGCGGACGGGACGCTGCTCGTCGGTACGCATGCGGCCGTCGATGCCGCGCTGGCCGGCGCCGGCCTGCCGCCGCGTCCGCCGACGCCGGGCCTGCGCGGTGGTGCCCAGGTCTGGACGCTGCGCACCGAAGCCGGGACGACCCTGGCCGTGGCGTCGGCACGGGACGCCGCAGAGCTGGCTGCGCTCCAGCGCCCGCTGCCGCATTACGGCGGGCAGAGCTGGCTGGTGGCGGAGGCGGGGCGGGTCGTCGACCGAGGGGTGTGGGACGCGCCGGGCACGGCGGTGCCGGTTCGGCGTGACTGATGCGCCGCACCGATGCGGCCGGTCAGCCGGCCGCACGGTGCTGAGGTGAGGGTGGCCCAGCGAGGCGTGGTCCAGAGAAGCAGGTCGTTTCGAAATGTGCCTGAGTGCGAGGGCCGCAGCTGTCGCGATTAGAATTCAGCCCATGAACACGACACTGCATTCTTGCCCTTTTCCCGCTGCATTCCGCACGCCCCTGACGGCGCCTCCAACCCGCAGGCCTTTGCGTGCCATGCTGCTGGCAGGCGCGTTGTCCGGCCTGTCTGCCTTCGCCTCGCAGTCGCTGGCTTCCGAAGAGGCCTTCGCGAGCTGCCTGCGCGAGCTGCGCGCCGAAGCCGCGTCGAAGGGCGTGACGACGGCGACCTTCGATCAGCACACGGCTGCGCTGGCGCCCGACATGGCGGTCGTCGGTTTCCTCGACGCCCAGCCCGAGTTCGTCACCCCGATCTGGGACTACCTGGCCGGCCTGGTCGATGCGGAACGCGTCGCCGACGGGCGGGCGATGCTGGCGCAGTGGCAGGACGTCCTCGCGCGGGGCGAAGCCGAATACGGGGTCGATCCGGCGACCGTGGTCGCGGTGTGGGGCGTGGAGAGCAACTTCGGGCGCAACTTCGGCTCGCGTCCGCTGCTCACCTCGCTGTCGACGCTGTCCTGCTTCGGGCGGCGCCAGCCCTTCTTCCGCGGTGAATTCTTCACCACGCTGAAGATCGTCCAGGAAGGTCACGTCGCGCCCGAGCGCCTGACCGGCTCGTGGGCGGGCGCCTTCGGCCACACGCAGTTCATGCCCTCGACCTTCATGCGCCTGGCCGTGGATTTCGACGGCGACGGCCGTCGCGACCTGGTCGACAGCGTGCCGGACGCGCTGGCCTCGACGGCGAATTTCCTCAAGCGCGCGGGCTGGAACAGCGCGCTGCCCTGGGGCTTCGAGGTTTCCCTGCCGGCGGGTTTCGACACCTCGGACGCCGGCCGGCGCAACAAGCAGCCGATGCAGCAGTGGGTGGCGCGCGGCGTGAAACGTGTCGATGGCGGGGCGCTGCCGCCAGGGGCGACGCCGGCAGGCCTGTTGCTGCCGGCCGGTGCGGGCGGACCGGCCTTCCTCGTCACGCGCAACTTCGATGCGCTGTATTCGTACAACGCGGCTGAAAGCTACGCACTGGCCATCGCCCATCTGTCCGACCGATTGCGGGGCGGCGGCGCCTTCGCGACCGCCTGGCCGACGGATGATCCGGGCCTGTCGCGCGTCGAGCGGCGGGAACTGCAGACACTGCTGATCGCGCGCGGCCACGACATCGGCGAAGCGGACGGCATGATCGGCAGCCGCACGCGCGAGGCGCTCAAGGCCGTGCAGGTCGAGCTGGGCCTCGAGCCCGATGGGCGGGCCGGGCAGAAGGCGCTCAACGCCTTGCGCGCCGCAGTCCGGAAGTAAGCCGCCCGGCGCTGGCCAGCACGTATTTCTCGGGTTTTTTCACCCTGCAGGGCGCACGGGTCAGCGTGTCCTGCAGGGCGGCTGTCACCGCCTTCAGGCCGGGGCGCGTCGGCGGCTGGCCCGCTCGGCCCGGCGCACCGCATCCTGTGCTTCAGCCAGCACGTCCTGCACGTAGAGCAGGTGGCGGCTCGACAGCGCACGCGCATCGTCGGCGCGGCCGTCCATGATCGCCCGGTAGAGTTCGCGGTGCTGGTCCATCAGCGCGTCGCGCACGTCGCTGCCTTGCGGATACATGCCACCGATGTTGGTCACCACACTGCGCTCGAGCAACTGGAACAGGCTGCGGATGGTGTGCAGCAGCACGGCGTTGTGGCTGGCCTCGGCAATGGCAAGGTGGAAGTGCGCGTCGGCAGCGCCTTCCTCGGCGCGCGTGACCTTGCCCGGCGGACGTGCATGACAGTCCACGACGCGGTCGAAGGCTGCGGTGAGACGCTCGCGGTCCGGCGCGGTCGCGCGCAGGGCGGCGTAGTAGGCGCAGGAGCCTTCCAGCGTATGGCGGAACTCGAGCAGGTCGCGCTGGGCTTCGGGATTGTTCTCGAGCAGGGCGAGCAGCGGGTCGCGGAAGGATGAACCGATCTCGGCGCTGACGAAGGTGCCGCCACCCTGGCGGCTCAGCAGCAAGCCGCGTGCTACCAGCTTCTGCAAGGCCTCCCGCAGCGAGGGGCGCGACACGCCGAACTCCTCTGCCAGCGTGCGTTCGGCCGGCAGCCGTTCGC
This genomic window from Thauera humireducens contains:
- a CDS encoding lytic murein transglycosylase encodes the protein MLLAGALSGLSAFASQSLASEEAFASCLRELRAEAASKGVTTATFDQHTAALAPDMAVVGFLDAQPEFVTPIWDYLAGLVDAERVADGRAMLAQWQDVLARGEAEYGVDPATVVAVWGVESNFGRNFGSRPLLTSLSTLSCFGRRQPFFRGEFFTTLKIVQEGHVAPERLTGSWAGAFGHTQFMPSTFMRLAVDFDGDGRRDLVDSVPDALASTANFLKRAGWNSALPWGFEVSLPAGFDTSDAGRRNKQPMQQWVARGVKRVDGGALPPGATPAGLLLPAGAGGPAFLVTRNFDALYSYNAAESYALAIAHLSDRLRGGGAFATAWPTDDPGLSRVERRELQTLLIARGHDIGEADGMIGSRTREALKAVQVELGLEPDGRAGQKALNALRAAVRK
- a CDS encoding GntR family transcriptional regulator, coding for MKAPSLQQRRLSDDIVERIETLILEGTLKPGERLPAERTLAEEFGVSRPSLREALQKLVARGLLLSRQGGGTFVSAEIGSSFRDPLLALLENNPEAQRDLLEFRHTLEGSCAYYAALRATAPDRERLTAAFDRVVDCHARPPGKVTRAEEGAADAHFHLAIAEASHNAVLLHTIRSLFQLLERSVVTNIGGMYPQGSDVRDALMDQHRELYRAIMDGRADDARALSSRHLLYVQDVLAEAQDAVRRAERASRRRAPA